From the Hylaeus volcanicus isolate JK05 chromosome 4, UHH_iyHylVolc1.0_haploid, whole genome shotgun sequence genome, one window contains:
- the LOC128875094 gene encoding LOW QUALITY PROTEIN: uncharacterized protein LOC128875094 (The sequence of the model RefSeq protein was modified relative to this genomic sequence to represent the inferred CDS: substituted 3 bases at 3 genomic stop codons), whose product MSLTRFVSVCVDKTKCRFRHRYDESHNNIATLHHLCSTNENPIHDNCPIGADSWCEWRKAQAAGQEKLFNHPPPLHPDVAKHIHSIYEELSKEDLLIRCLGGHTQNESFNSTVXRLAPXHLNSGIKMIEIFNEGYLSILRIMNALXINVGQQSKFFGDSHDAQRVSRQERRRSSSTKETRTACRLLQMQQNEFHEEAEGLVYGPGIAH is encoded by the exons ATGTCCCTAACCAGATTTGTCAGCGTTTGTGT CGATAAGACGAAATGTAGATTCCGTCACCGATATGATGAAAGCCATAACAACATTGCAACATTACACCATTTGTGTTCCACAAATGAAAATCCGATTCATGACAATTGTCCGATCGGAGCCGACAGCTGGTGCGAGTGGCGGAAGGCTCAGGCGGCAGgtcaagaaaaattgttcaaccATCCACCCCCACTTCACCCAGATGTCGCTAAACACATACACT CAATTTACGAAGAACTTTCGAAGGAAGACCTGCTAATTCGATGTTTAGGTGGCCATACCCAGAACGAAAGCTTCAATTCTACAGTCTGACGCCTAGCAccgtaacatttaaattcaggcataaaaatgatcgaaatttttaatgaaggGTACTTGTCCATCCTACGAATAATGAACGCACTATAAATAAACGTTGGACAACAGAGCAAATTTTTTGGCGATTCGCACGACGCGCAACGAGTCTCAAGGCAGGAGCGCCGCAGATCAAGCAGCACGAAGGAGACTCGAACAGCTTGCAGACTGCTTCAAATGCAACAAAACGAGTTTCATGAGGAAGCGGAAGGCTTGGTGTATGGACCTGGTATAGCACATTAA